The proteins below come from a single Methylobacterium sp. SyP6R genomic window:
- a CDS encoding arylsulfatase, with amino-acid sequence MLRHAAGVSSLSLMLAIGIGPVSAQAPSRPNAVVLPTDRTVLPIPEPRIPHSTVFDVRNATPPPRFEVKAPAQAPNVLIVLIDDMGFGQSRAFGGPIAMPTVEALAAGGLRYNQFHTTALCSPTRAALLTGRNHHTNNMGSITETATAFPGQTGQRPNGVAPLAEMLRLNGYSTAAFGKSHETAAWEVSPSGPTDRWPTRSGFDKFYGFIGGETNQWAPRLYDGMNQVEPPRDPNYHFMADMTDQAIAWMNYQKSLTPDKPFFIYFAPGATHAPHQVPKEWIAKYKGKFDRGWDALREETLAHQIAMGIVPAGTTLAPKPEAIKDWAALSDDEKKLFSRQMEVFAGFGEYADTETGRLVEAIRAAGQLDNTLVFYIVGDNGASAEGGMNGLFNEMTYFNGVPEKTGDILKHYDELGSPTTYGHYAAGWAVAGDTPFTWTKQIASSYGGTRNGMVVHWPKGIAARGEVRSQWHHVIDIAPTVLEAAGLPEPTSVNGTAQIPIAGTSLVYTFADPGARDRHTIQYFEIFGNRAIYRDGWLAGTVHRAAWEYTPRRSLETDVWELYDTRSDFSLAHDRAAADPAKLKELQGVFLEEAVKYSVLPLDDRTLERLTASLVGRPDLMAGRTSLTVHAGMTGMSEHAFINVKNRSHSITADLDVPAGGASGAILAQAGRFGGWSLYLDDGRPTYTYNWLGLERYTIAADEPLPPGKASLRFDFAYDGGGPGKGGTGTLSVNGRNVATGRIAQTQCCAFSADEGADVGADEGTPVTEAYRVPFTFTGRIDKVTIALKDIEKAEQDDAERARETGALKKGLAD; translated from the coding sequence ATGCTGCGCCATGCGGCCGGTGTGTCGTCCCTGTCGCTGATGCTGGCCATCGGGATCGGTCCCGTCTCCGCGCAGGCGCCGTCGCGACCGAACGCCGTCGTGCTCCCCACCGACCGCACGGTGCTGCCGATCCCGGAGCCCCGCATTCCGCACAGCACCGTCTTCGACGTCCGCAACGCGACGCCGCCGCCCCGCTTCGAGGTCAAGGCGCCCGCGCAGGCGCCGAACGTCCTCATCGTGCTGATCGACGACATGGGCTTCGGCCAGTCGAGAGCCTTCGGCGGCCCGATCGCCATGCCCACCGTGGAGGCGCTCGCAGCCGGGGGATTGCGCTACAACCAGTTCCACACGACGGCCCTGTGCTCGCCGACGCGGGCCGCCCTGCTCACGGGGCGCAATCATCACACCAACAACATGGGCTCGATCACCGAGACCGCGACCGCGTTCCCCGGCCAGACCGGGCAGCGCCCCAACGGCGTCGCGCCGCTCGCCGAGATGCTGCGCCTGAACGGGTACAGCACGGCCGCGTTCGGCAAGTCGCACGAGACCGCGGCCTGGGAGGTCAGCCCCTCCGGCCCGACCGACCGATGGCCCACCCGCTCCGGATTCGACAAGTTCTACGGCTTCATCGGCGGCGAGACGAACCAGTGGGCCCCGCGGCTCTACGACGGGATGAACCAGGTCGAGCCGCCGCGCGATCCGAACTATCATTTCATGGCCGACATGACCGACCAGGCCATCGCCTGGATGAACTATCAGAAGTCGCTGACGCCCGATAAACCGTTCTTCATCTACTTCGCCCCGGGCGCCACCCACGCCCCCCATCAGGTGCCGAAGGAGTGGATTGCGAAGTACAAGGGGAAGTTCGACCGGGGCTGGGATGCGTTGCGAGAAGAGACGCTCGCGCACCAGATCGCCATGGGCATCGTTCCCGCGGGAACGACGCTCGCGCCGAAGCCCGAGGCGATCAAGGACTGGGCCGCCTTGAGCGACGATGAAAAGAAGCTCTTTTCCCGCCAGATGGAAGTGTTCGCCGGATTCGGCGAATATGCCGACACGGAAACCGGCCGACTGGTCGAGGCGATCAGGGCGGCCGGCCAGCTCGACAATACCCTGGTCTTCTACATCGTCGGGGACAACGGCGCGAGCGCCGAGGGCGGGATGAACGGCCTGTTCAACGAGATGACCTACTTCAATGGCGTGCCCGAGAAGACGGGGGACATCCTCAAGCATTATGACGAGCTCGGCAGCCCGACGACCTACGGTCATTACGCTGCGGGCTGGGCGGTCGCGGGCGACACGCCGTTCACCTGGACCAAGCAGATCGCCTCGAGCTACGGCGGGACCCGCAACGGGATGGTGGTCCACTGGCCCAAGGGCATCGCGGCACGCGGCGAAGTGCGGTCGCAGTGGCACCACGTCATCGATATCGCGCCCACCGTGCTGGAAGCGGCCGGGCTGCCCGAGCCGACAAGCGTGAACGGAACGGCCCAGATTCCGATTGCAGGGACCAGCCTCGTCTACACCTTCGCGGATCCGGGCGCCCGCGATCGGCACACGATCCAGTATTTCGAGATCTTCGGCAACCGCGCCATCTACCGGGACGGCTGGCTCGCCGGCACGGTCCACCGGGCGGCCTGGGAATACACGCCGCGCCGATCGCTCGAGACCGATGTCTGGGAATTGTACGACACCCGCTCCGACTTCAGCCTCGCGCATGACAGAGCGGCGGCCGATCCGGCCAAGCTCAAGGAGTTGCAGGGCGTGTTCCTGGAGGAGGCGGTCAAGTATTCCGTGCTTCCCCTCGACGATCGCACCCTGGAGCGCCTGACCGCGTCCCTGGTCGGACGGCCCGACCTGATGGCCGGCCGTACCTCCCTGACCGTTCACGCGGGCATGACCGGGATGTCGGAGCACGCCTTCATCAACGTGAAGAATCGTTCCCACTCGATCACGGCCGACCTGGACGTTCCTGCCGGCGGCGCGAGCGGTGCCATCCTGGCCCAGGCGGGGCGCTTCGGAGGCTGGAGCCTCTACCTCGACGACGGCAGGCCGACCTACACCTACAACTGGCTCGGCCTTGAGCGTTACACGATCGCCGCCGATGAACCCCTGCCTCCCGGAAAAGCGAGCTTGCGCTTCGATTTCGCGTATGACGGCGGCGGCCCCGGAAAGGGCGGTACGGGCACCCTCTCGGTCAATGGGCGAAACGTCGCCACGGGACGCATCGCGCAGACCCAGTGCTGCGCCTTCTCGGCCGACGAGGGCGCGGATGTCGGCGCCGATGAGGGCACGCCGGTGACAGAGGCCTACCGGGTGCCGTTCACCTTCACGGGCAGGATCGACAAGGTCACGATCGCGCTGAAGGACATCGAGAAGGCCGAACAGGACGACGCCGAGCGCGCCCGCGAAACCGGGGCCTTGAAGAAAGGCTTGGCTGATTAG
- a CDS encoding HPP family protein, with protein MSRLSRIVRPLRAGGRTWAGRLSTPILPGASLRERLLACLGALIGIALTGLISGWIVGQGPHIPMIVAPMGASAVLLFAVPASPLAQPWSIIGGNTLSALIGVTAAHVIPDPVAAIGVGVSLAIAVMSLTRCLHPPGGAAALTALIGGPAVTSSGFLFPFVPVGLNSLILVGLGIVFHRLARRQYPHVPAAVPANAHDTADLPAALRVGFHAEDIDAALLTLNESLDIDRADLDRLLREVEHKALVRSRGTVTCADIMSRDVVTIGLHEPAARARELLFKHDVRTLPVVDERDRLVGTVGLREVTLQAAGDIAQALSAARTAGPDEPAAALVPVLTDGRTHAVVVTGPDRRVLGIVTQTDMLATLARAATAQALLPS; from the coding sequence ATGTCGCGCCTGTCACGGATCGTCCGGCCGCTGCGTGCGGGCGGCAGGACATGGGCAGGACGGCTGTCGACGCCCATACTCCCGGGCGCGAGCTTACGCGAGCGCCTGCTCGCCTGCCTGGGCGCCCTCATCGGCATCGCGCTCACCGGCCTGATCAGCGGCTGGATCGTCGGCCAGGGGCCGCACATCCCGATGATCGTCGCGCCCATGGGGGCGAGCGCCGTGCTGCTCTTCGCCGTCCCCGCCAGTCCGCTGGCCCAGCCCTGGTCGATCATCGGCGGCAACACGCTCTCGGCCCTGATCGGGGTGACCGCCGCCCACGTCATTCCCGATCCGGTGGCGGCGATCGGCGTCGGCGTCTCCCTCGCCATCGCGGTCATGTCGCTCACCCGCTGCCTTCACCCGCCCGGCGGCGCCGCGGCGCTGACCGCGCTGATCGGCGGCCCGGCGGTGACCTCGTCCGGGTTCCTGTTCCCGTTCGTCCCCGTCGGCCTCAACTCGCTTATCCTGGTCGGCCTCGGCATCGTGTTTCACCGGCTGGCCCGCCGCCAGTATCCCCATGTCCCGGCCGCGGTACCGGCCAATGCCCACGACACGGCGGACCTGCCCGCCGCCTTGCGCGTCGGATTCCATGCCGAGGACATCGACGCGGCTTTGCTCACTCTCAACGAGTCCCTCGACATCGACCGCGCCGACCTCGACCGGCTGCTGCGCGAGGTCGAGCACAAGGCGCTCGTCCGGTCCCGCGGCACCGTGACATGCGCCGACATCATGTCCCGCGACGTCGTCACGATCGGGCTGCACGAGCCGGCCGCCCGGGCACGGGAGCTGCTGTTCAAGCACGACGTCCGCACGCTGCCGGTCGTGGACGAGAGGGACCGGCTCGTCGGCACGGTCGGGCTGCGCGAGGTGACGCTGCAGGCCGCGGGCGACATCGCACAGGCGCTCTCGGCCGCCAGGACCGCCGGGCCGGACGAGCCCGCGGCGGCCCTGGTTCCGGTCCTCACCGACGGCCGCACCCACGCCGTCGTCGTGACCGGGCCGGATCGCCGCGTGCTCGGGATCGTGACGCAGACCGACATGCTGGCGACCCTGGCCCGTGCCGCCACCGCGCAGGCCCTGCTGCCCTCGTGA
- a CDS encoding crotonase/enoyl-CoA hydratase family protein, with the protein MTDAVLYEQDGGIVTLTLNRPETRNPISERDVVDGLVAALGRLGADPSVRVAILTGAGSAFSSGGDLRAMQDALDARARDPHATIAYYTQGIQRIPLAFEALDVPVIAAVNGPAIGAGTDLACLCDLRIAADTARFAESFVKIGIIPGDGGAWLLPRIVGWSKACEMALTGDAISAAEALACGLVSQVVPGAELMTASRALAARIAVNPPQAVRATKRLLREGRSTTLPTLLQLSATAQAIAHTSAEHRDALARALARRSKG; encoded by the coding sequence ATGACCGATGCGGTGCTCTACGAGCAGGATGGCGGCATCGTCACCCTGACGCTCAACCGGCCGGAGACGCGCAACCCGATCTCCGAGCGCGACGTGGTCGACGGCCTCGTGGCGGCGCTCGGGCGGCTCGGCGCCGACCCGTCGGTCCGGGTGGCGATCCTGACCGGGGCCGGCAGCGCGTTCTCGTCCGGCGGCGACCTGCGGGCGATGCAGGACGCCCTGGACGCGCGTGCCCGCGACCCCCACGCCACGATCGCCTATTACACGCAGGGCATCCAGCGCATCCCGCTGGCCTTCGAGGCGCTGGACGTGCCGGTGATCGCCGCCGTCAACGGCCCGGCGATCGGCGCGGGCACCGACCTCGCCTGCCTGTGCGACCTGCGCATCGCCGCCGACACGGCACGCTTCGCCGAGAGCTTCGTCAAGATCGGCATCATCCCGGGCGACGGCGGCGCCTGGCTCCTGCCGCGGATCGTCGGCTGGTCGAAGGCCTGCGAGATGGCGCTGACCGGCGACGCGATCTCGGCCGCGGAGGCCCTGGCCTGCGGGCTGGTCTCGCAGGTGGTGCCGGGGGCCGAGCTGATGACGGCGAGCCGCGCGCTCGCCGCGCGCATCGCCGTCAACCCGCCCCAGGCGGTCCGGGCGACGAAGCGCCTCCTGCGCGAAGGACGCTCCACCACCCTGCCGACCCTGCTCCAGCTCTCGGCCACGGCGCAGGCGATCGCGCATACCAGCGCGGAACACCGGGACGCGCTCGCCCGCGCCCTGGCGCGGAGGTCGAAGGGCTAA
- a CDS encoding SphA family protein, translated as MSLAATEAARAAESAQGVYVLGNRGPLAGVTPPPGFYVGSQTYYYSGNLGGNRTFQSGGVAAANVKLDFSADFVTPVWVTPAEILGGNLGLSITLPFGTPNVGAGAVLSSPRIDRIVAGREHDANVNVGDIYLTSFVGWHSGNLHWSATLLGVVPSGSYQPGQLSNVALNRPALDLSGALTYLDPVLGYELSVVPGITFNWVNPATQYLTGTEFHLEWSASKYLSKELSLGVVGYFYDQLTGDSGAGNRIGPFKGRVTALGGQVGYTFKVGDIPVSTNVRFFREFDVQNRFTGTAAYLTISAPLWVAPSKPAAEKKPAITKI; from the coding sequence ATGAGCCTCGCGGCGACGGAGGCCGCCCGCGCCGCCGAATCGGCGCAGGGCGTGTACGTGCTGGGCAATCGCGGGCCGCTCGCCGGCGTGACCCCACCGCCAGGGTTCTACGTCGGAAGCCAGACGTATTATTACTCGGGAAACCTCGGGGGCAACCGCACCTTTCAGAGCGGCGGCGTCGCTGCCGCGAACGTCAAGCTCGATTTCAGCGCGGACTTCGTGACGCCGGTCTGGGTGACGCCGGCCGAGATCCTCGGCGGGAACCTCGGCCTCTCTATCACCCTCCCGTTCGGCACGCCGAATGTCGGCGCCGGGGCCGTTCTGTCCTCGCCGCGCATCGACCGCATCGTTGCCGGGCGCGAGCACGATGCCAATGTCAACGTGGGAGACATCTATCTCACCTCGTTCGTGGGGTGGCATTCCGGCAACCTCCATTGGAGCGCCACGCTGCTCGGCGTCGTGCCGTCCGGCTCCTACCAGCCCGGCCAGTTGTCCAACGTCGCGCTCAACCGTCCGGCCCTCGATCTCAGCGGCGCCCTGACCTATCTCGATCCGGTGCTCGGCTACGAACTCTCGGTGGTACCGGGGATCACCTTCAACTGGGTCAACCCGGCGACCCAGTATCTCACCGGAACCGAGTTCCACCTCGAGTGGTCGGCGTCGAAATACCTGAGCAAGGAGCTGTCTTTGGGGGTCGTGGGCTATTTCTACGATCAGCTCACGGGCGACAGCGGCGCGGGGAACCGCATCGGTCCGTTCAAGGGCCGGGTGACGGCGCTGGGCGGCCAGGTCGGCTACACGTTCAAGGTAGGCGACATCCCGGTTTCGACGAATGTCAGGTTCTTCCGGGAGTTCGACGTCCAGAACCGGTTCACCGGTACGGCGGCCTACCTGACGATATCGGCGCCGCTCTGGGTCGCCCCGTCGAAGCCGGCTGCCGAAAAGAAGCCCGCGATCACGAAAATTTAG